One genomic window of Psychrobacillus sp. INOP01 includes the following:
- a CDS encoding flagellar FlbD family protein: MITLTRLNGKEFSLNALYIETVESFPDTTITLTNGHKYVALESRDEVHFKISQYYKEVHILSNPHIRGEQDEE; encoded by the coding sequence ATGATTACTTTAACAAGATTGAACGGTAAGGAGTTTTCGTTAAATGCTCTGTACATAGAGACGGTGGAGTCTTTCCCAGACACGACGATTACACTCACAAATGGTCATAAATATGTAGCGTTGGAATCTAGGGACGAGGTACACTTCAAAATTTCTCAGTATTACAAAGAAGTACATATATTATCGAACCCGCATATAAGAGGTGAACAAGATGAAGAGTAA
- the fliL gene encoding flagellar basal body-associated protein FliL gives MKSKNKLLTIMLIILVSITLVGVVALLIIMQLNKTDESKEPTIDQIIESSVDIPEITTNLASNKFIRISLKVQTDSKEAAEELTKRDFQVNNIVITELSELTPEELEGKEGKAMFESALKTKIGELMDSGEIQQVYITSYIIQ, from the coding sequence ATGAAGAGTAAAAATAAACTATTAACCATTATGCTTATAATTTTAGTTTCGATTACGTTAGTAGGAGTAGTCGCTTTGCTAATAATTATGCAATTAAACAAAACAGACGAAAGTAAGGAGCCGACAATTGATCAAATTATCGAATCCTCGGTAGATATACCAGAAATAACTACTAATCTAGCGTCGAATAAATTTATCCGCATATCTTTAAAGGTTCAAACAGATAGTAAAGAGGCTGCCGAAGAGTTAACTAAACGGGATTTCCAAGTGAACAATATTGTGATTACGGAACTATCTGAATTGACTCCTGAAGAGTTAGAGGGTAAAGAGGGGAAAGCGATGTTTGAATCAGCATTAAAAACAAAAATTGGTGAGCTAATGGATAGTGGAGAAATTCAACAAGTTTATATTACTTCTTATATTATACAATAA
- the fliM gene encoding flagellar motor switch protein FliM: MAGDILSQSEIDALLSALSTGEMTADEMKSEQEARKVRTYDFKRALRFSKDQIRSLTRIHENFARLLTTFFSAQLRTYVQISVVSVDQIPFEEFVRSVPHMTLINVFEVPPLEGNILMEINPNIAYSMLDLMMGGKGQAHTKATNLTEIETKIMTNLFERSFDNLREAWVNIADIDPILTELEVNPQFLQMISPNETVVVISFNTIIGETSGMINICIPHVVLEPIVPNLSVRYWMQTNKKEVSPEQLAVLKKRVKAAEIPIVAEIGTTDISMEDLLYLQLGDVIQLNTKIDDPLTVNVGGIPKFIGQPGKLKKRMAVQVIETVKGGEDDDE, encoded by the coding sequence TTGGCAGGAGATATATTATCTCAATCAGAAATAGATGCGTTGTTAAGTGCACTCTCAACAGGTGAAATGACAGCAGATGAGATGAAAAGTGAACAAGAGGCTAGAAAAGTAAGGACGTATGACTTCAAAAGAGCACTTCGCTTTTCCAAAGATCAGATTCGCAGTTTAACGAGAATCCATGAGAACTTTGCTCGTCTATTAACTACATTTTTTTCTGCCCAGTTAAGAACATATGTACAAATTTCGGTCGTGTCAGTCGATCAAATACCGTTTGAAGAGTTTGTTCGTTCGGTACCACATATGACATTAATCAATGTGTTTGAGGTTCCACCGCTAGAAGGGAATATCCTGATGGAGATAAATCCAAATATTGCATATTCCATGCTAGATTTAATGATGGGTGGTAAAGGACAAGCACATACAAAAGCAACTAATTTAACGGAAATTGAAACGAAGATTATGACAAATCTATTTGAACGTTCATTTGATAATTTACGAGAAGCATGGGTAAATATTGCGGATATTGATCCGATACTTACAGAGCTAGAAGTAAACCCTCAATTTTTACAAATGATCTCACCGAATGAAACTGTAGTTGTTATATCCTTTAATACTATTATTGGTGAAACAAGTGGAATGATAAATATTTGTATCCCACACGTAGTGTTGGAACCGATTGTTCCTAACTTATCTGTACGTTATTGGATGCAAACCAATAAAAAAGAAGTATCACCTGAACAACTCGCAGTTCTAAAAAAACGTGTAAAAGCAGCAGAAATTCCTATTGTCGCAGAGATTGGGACAACGGATATATCGATGGAAGATCTATTGTACTTACAGCTGGGAGACGTCATTCAGTTAAATACTAAAATTGATGATCCACTAACAGTTAATGTTGGAGGTATTCCTAAATTCATTGGTCAACCTGGTAAACTAAAAAAACGAATGGCTGTCCAAGTCATTGAAACTGTGAAAGGAGGAGAGGATGATGATGAGTGA
- the fliY gene encoding flagellar motor switch phosphatase FliY: MSDDMLSQEEIEALLRGTNIDEESAKEKVTEDVNVEDYLDSFAQDTLGEIGNISFGSSATALSSLLGQKVDITTPNISMINRRKLNEEFPQPYVAVQVQYTAGLIGMNLLVIKQSDAAIIADLMLGGDGLDPKPELSEIQLSAVQEAMNQMMGSAATSMSTVFNKKVDISPPTIDLMNLMQGEGTDAIPEDELLIKISFRLKIGELIDSNIMQLLPLEFGLNLVKSLIGEEEPEVAATITEEKIYHAPVQQQQSMQTQQKPEVQSQAQVQYSQQQSRPQAPPVKVQQAQFASFESPSLSQNESRNLNLLLDIPLQVTVELGRTKRTVKEILELTSGSIIELDKLAGEPVDILVNNRHVAKGEVVVIDENFGVRITDILSQAERINNLR, encoded by the coding sequence ATGAGTGATGATATGCTCTCCCAAGAAGAAATTGAAGCCCTCCTTAGAGGAACGAATATAGATGAGGAAAGTGCGAAAGAGAAAGTTACAGAGGACGTAAATGTAGAAGATTATTTGGATTCATTTGCCCAGGATACACTCGGAGAAATCGGTAACATTTCATTTGGTAGTTCGGCTACAGCCCTTTCTTCTCTTTTAGGACAAAAAGTAGATATTACTACACCGAATATTAGTATGATTAACCGCAGAAAACTAAATGAAGAGTTTCCTCAACCGTATGTAGCGGTACAGGTACAATATACCGCTGGACTAATCGGTATGAATCTTCTCGTTATAAAACAGTCAGATGCTGCCATTATCGCAGATTTGATGCTTGGAGGAGATGGTTTAGATCCCAAGCCTGAGCTTAGCGAAATTCAGTTAAGCGCAGTTCAAGAAGCGATGAACCAAATGATGGGTTCGGCCGCTACGTCAATGTCTACCGTTTTCAATAAAAAAGTAGATATTTCACCACCTACCATCGATCTTATGAATCTAATGCAAGGTGAAGGAACAGACGCCATTCCAGAAGATGAATTACTTATTAAAATATCTTTCCGTCTTAAAATTGGAGAGCTAATAGATTCTAATATTATGCAATTATTGCCATTAGAATTTGGGCTTAACTTAGTGAAGTCATTAATAGGTGAAGAGGAACCAGAGGTAGCTGCTACTATTACAGAAGAAAAAATATATCATGCGCCGGTTCAACAGCAGCAATCTATGCAAACACAACAAAAACCTGAAGTACAGTCACAGGCGCAGGTGCAGTATAGTCAGCAGCAATCACGTCCACAAGCACCACCAGTGAAAGTTCAGCAAGCTCAATTTGCTAGCTTCGAGTCACCAAGTTTATCGCAAAATGAGTCAAGAAATTTAAATTTACTACTTGATATTCCCCTCCAAGTAACAGTAGAATTAGGTCGTACTAAGAGAACTGTAAAAGAGATTTTGGAACTAACAAGTGGCTCCATCATTGAACTCGACAAACTGGCTGGAGAGCCTGTAGATATTCTCGTCAACAATCGACATGTAGCCAAAGGAGAAGTCGTTGTTATTGATGAGAATTTTGGTGTTCGAATTACAGATATTTTAAGTCAAGCAGAACGTATTAATAATTTAAGATAA
- a CDS encoding response regulator has product MSKRILIVDDAAFMRMMIKDILSKNGFEVVGEAGDGVQAIEKYNELKPDLVTMDITMPEMDGIAALKEIKAKDPTATIIMCSAMGQQAMVIDAIQAGAKDFIVKPFQADRVIEAISKALG; this is encoded by the coding sequence ATGTCGAAAAGAATTTTAATAGTAGATGATGCAGCATTTATGAGAATGATGATTAAGGATATTTTAAGTAAAAATGGTTTTGAAGTAGTAGGAGAAGCTGGAGATGGCGTTCAAGCAATTGAAAAGTATAACGAACTTAAACCTGATTTAGTTACGATGGATATTACAATGCCAGAGATGGATGGAATTGCAGCTTTAAAAGAGATTAAAGCGAAAGATCCAACAGCTACTATTATTATGTGCTCTGCTATGGGTCAACAAGCGATGGTAATTGATGCAATCCAAGCAGGAGCAAAAGATTTCATCGTAAAACCATTCCAAGCTGATAGAGTAATAGAAGCAATTTCTAAAGCTTTAGGGTAA
- a CDS encoding flagellar biosynthetic protein FliO, whose product MRKFSLVLSVLFLLTFGIQPDAEAESDSNESVDEYLKKQNDNVNNEKESEANINETPETTEEPVSVGVSVTAWDYIKMIFALLFVIALLYGLLRFVNSRNKTFQTNQLIHNLGGVGVGQGKSLQLMQVGNSIYLVGIGEDITLLKEITDPMEIENLTKIYEEKVDIGKSIPYISELIGRLKEKGTSKTKSEAKEPSFEETFQKRLQEIQKDRSNVLKDWKTKERDNNE is encoded by the coding sequence ATGAGGAAATTCTCCCTCGTTTTAAGTGTGCTATTTTTGCTAACTTTCGGAATTCAGCCAGATGCAGAAGCAGAATCAGATTCGAATGAAAGTGTAGATGAGTACTTAAAGAAACAGAACGATAATGTTAATAATGAAAAAGAGTCAGAAGCTAATATAAATGAAACTCCAGAAACGACTGAGGAACCCGTTTCTGTGGGTGTTTCTGTTACAGCTTGGGATTATATCAAAATGATTTTTGCTCTTTTGTTTGTTATTGCTTTACTTTATGGATTACTTCGTTTTGTAAATAGCAGAAACAAAACCTTTCAGACCAATCAGCTAATTCATAATTTAGGTGGGGTTGGAGTTGGACAGGGAAAATCGTTGCAACTTATGCAAGTTGGTAATTCCATATACTTAGTTGGCATTGGAGAAGATATTACTTTGTTAAAAGAAATAACTGATCCAATGGAAATAGAAAACCTAACTAAAATATATGAAGAAAAAGTAGATATTGGAAAAAGTATTCCATACATATCTGAACTTATTGGTCGCCTGAAAGAAAAAGGAACTTCAAAGACGAAGAGTGAGGCTAAGGAACCTTCGTTTGAAGAGACCTTTCAGAAAAGATTACAAGAAATTCAAAAAGACCGTAGTAATGTATTAAAGGATTGGAAGACGAAGGAGCGCGATAACAATGAATGA
- the fliP gene encoding flagellar type III secretion system pore protein FliP (The bacterial flagellar biogenesis protein FliP forms a type III secretion system (T3SS)-type pore required for flagellar assembly.) — translation MNEFVQFFSDSDPSNLSTSIKLMLLLTVLSLAPSILILMTSFARIVIILSFVRTALATNQMPPNQVIVGLALFLTFFIMAPTLQQVNEEALTPLFDEDITLEQAYENASGPFKEFMSKHTRQKDLELFLRYSEAERPETIEDIPLTVMVPAFALSEIKTAFQIGFMIFIPFLVIDMIVASVLMSMGMMMLPPVMISLPFKILLFVLVDGWYLVMKSILQSF, via the coding sequence ATGAATGAATTTGTCCAGTTTTTCTCGGACAGCGACCCATCAAATCTCTCCACTTCTATAAAATTAATGCTATTGCTAACGGTCTTATCTTTAGCTCCTAGTATATTAATATTGATGACGTCCTTTGCTAGAATAGTAATTATATTATCATTTGTTCGAACGGCACTTGCGACAAACCAGATGCCGCCGAACCAAGTGATAGTTGGTTTAGCATTATTTTTAACATTTTTTATCATGGCACCAACATTACAGCAAGTAAATGAAGAAGCATTAACACCTTTGTTCGATGAAGATATTACTTTAGAGCAAGCGTATGAAAATGCTAGTGGTCCCTTCAAAGAGTTTATGAGTAAGCATACAAGGCAAAAAGATTTGGAACTTTTCTTAAGATATTCAGAAGCAGAAAGACCTGAAACAATTGAGGATATCCCGTTAACGGTTATGGTACCTGCTTTTGCACTTAGTGAAATTAAAACAGCATTCCAAATTGGTTTTATGATTTTTATCCCTTTTCTAGTAATTGATATGATTGTGGCGAGTGTACTGATGTCAATGGGTATGATGATGTTACCACCAGTTATGATCTCTCTACCATTTAAAATATTATTATTTGTATTGGTAGATGGATGGTATTTAGTTATGAAGTCTATATTACAAAGTTTTTAG
- the fliQ gene encoding flagellar biosynthesis protein FliQ: protein MNNEMVISIAERAIWVILLASGPLLLVALITGLAVSIFQATTQIQEQTLAFVPKIVAVLVAIVFFGPWMLSQVTSYAADIFENLIRYIG, encoded by the coding sequence TTGAATAATGAAATGGTAATTTCAATTGCGGAACGAGCAATTTGGGTCATTCTTCTTGCATCAGGTCCTCTTCTTTTAGTTGCCTTAATAACAGGTCTTGCAGTAAGTATTTTTCAGGCCACTACGCAAATACAAGAACAAACACTTGCATTTGTACCGAAAATAGTTGCAGTGTTAGTAGCTATTGTTTTCTTTGGTCCATGGATGCTATCTCAAGTAACTTCATATGCAGCAGATATTTTTGAGAATCTAATACGATACATTGGTTGA
- the fliR gene encoding flagellar biosynthetic protein FliR: MDAILPNLTVLLLIIARVSAFFVVLPLFSHRTIPATHRIAFAVVLSWMMYYTLDVEPFEINGDYILLIIKEVIFGLFIGLLAYIIMSAIQIAGGFIDFQMGFAMANVIDPQTGSQSPLVGQFLNTLALLLLLALNGHHLLLDGIFYSYHFMPMEMTWPAFGQENYVEFIMKTFAGVFAVAFQMSIPIVATLFLVDIALGITARTVPQLNIFVIGYPIKIGVGFLVLLVMMGVLLAVVQKMFEILVIAMRDLMIILGGG; the protein is encoded by the coding sequence ATGGATGCAATTTTACCAAACCTTACTGTTTTACTACTAATTATTGCTCGTGTTTCTGCTTTTTTTGTAGTGTTACCACTATTCTCGCATCGGACAATACCTGCTACCCACCGGATCGCTTTTGCTGTAGTGCTTTCCTGGATGATGTATTATACCCTCGATGTAGAACCGTTTGAAATAAATGGTGATTATATTCTTTTAATTATTAAAGAAGTCATATTTGGATTATTTATAGGTTTACTTGCGTATATCATTATGTCTGCAATTCAAATTGCAGGTGGATTTATCGACTTTCAGATGGGTTTTGCAATGGCCAATGTTATTGATCCGCAGACAGGTTCCCAAAGTCCGTTAGTCGGTCAATTTTTAAACACCTTGGCATTGCTGTTGTTATTAGCTTTAAATGGACATCATTTATTGCTGGATGGTATTTTCTATAGCTATCATTTTATGCCAATGGAAATGACGTGGCCAGCTTTTGGGCAAGAAAATTACGTAGAATTCATTATGAAAACCTTTGCAGGTGTTTTTGCCGTAGCGTTTCAAATGTCTATACCAATTGTTGCTACACTATTTCTTGTCGATATAGCACTTGGGATTACAGCAAGAACGGTACCTCAGTTGAATATCTTCGTTATAGGATATCCGATAAAAATAGGTGTTGGGTTTTTAGTACTTCTCGTTATGATGGGAGTACTATTGGCTGTTGTACAGAAGATGTTCGAAATTTTGGTTATTGCTATGCGTGATTTAATGATAATTTTAGGTGGTGGCTAA